The Juglans regia cultivar Chandler chromosome 11, Walnut 2.0, whole genome shotgun sequence genome contains the following window.
taagaagagataaaattggaagaattgaaataaaaatttaataaagttaaaatattgttagaatataattttttaatataaattttattttaaaattttaaaatatttatgatattttatttaaaaaattaaaaaatttgaatgattagataaaataggaaatgatttgtgaaaCAAGAAACATGCGGAAATGAGACGAGTTTCTCTTAAAACGACAAGACGTGTCCATTTCCATGTCCGACGTCCGTCCCGAAATATGTCGGTCACTGTACGATTTGTTTCCGCCTCCATCCATGtatataagaataatgctactctcaccgcTCTCGGTCCCGCTCTTGGTCCCGTTcagtgtaaaattatttttttaatatattttttttttacttaatgattaaataagtgttttttaatgatattataatttttttttatttttttaaaaaatattttatagtgttaaaaaatatatgtataaaaaagtaaaataaaaaaacactacattttacaCTGAACGGGACGAGAGCGGGAGagggagcgggggctgtagcaggactctatatataatagggTACTTACCTATTACTTGGGGAACCTTAGAAGGCCAGAACCCTAATCATCGAAGAGCTGCCGACAGAAATAGTGAGAAATGGCGAAATCAAAGAACCACACGGCCCACAACCAATCCTACAAGGCCCACAAGAATGGCATCAAGAAACCCAGAAAGCACAGGCACACTTCCACCAAAGGGGTATTCTCTCGGTGTTGTGATTATCTTTTGTCTCATCTCTGGACTTAGCCATTGTTTGGTTGCTAAAAAACCATAGGGAAAGACGAGAAACGAGAAAATGAAATTCTGAACTCTgtgcctttttttattttttattattcgtTCCCTGAATCAACTaaagtttcaaaatttatttgtgtatCACACCGGAACTGAAGTTTGATATTTGTGTTTTTTCTGACCTTCCTTGAAATTTCATGTTTCATTATGTCTCTGTCTTTTGTTGAGTTGGGCACTcaacaaaaaatgcaaaagaaggAATCCCAACTCAACCAGACACATGCCAAAAGTAGTTGAATTGGCCTCTTTTATGTgagattttttactttttgtgatCATGTAGATGAAAATTAAACATGTAGctga
Protein-coding sequences here:
- the LOC108991018 gene encoding 60S ribosomal protein L29-1-like codes for the protein MAKSKNHTAHNQSYKAHKNGIKKPRKHRHTSTKGMDPKFLRNQRYARKHNKKNGGSATEEE